The Acidobacteriota bacterium genome has a window encoding:
- a CDS encoding DUF1176 domain-containing protein, which yields MKYTCSFLFFILLFILASSNQVFGQTSLKKTNLKAQDRMAWYNELHWDEAYKLHPFADEADNDAAGMEFYQLSEYQYLIQIFCAPGAGNPVYLFYFYDESKPRRKRGKQIQLQKFEPQDDGSIEGYFEKEIFGLPTFNYKTKTLELDSKSRGVGGCGCLVHYKFVDGKPVVIRARARSCNELKWIEPERWPIVNLKKVRWVKREEQIFEE from the coding sequence ACACTTGTTCATTTCTGTTTTTTATCCTTTTGTTCATTCTGGCCAGTAGCAATCAGGTATTTGGTCAAACATCTCTCAAGAAAACCAACCTCAAGGCACAGGACCGGATGGCCTGGTACAATGAATTGCACTGGGATGAGGCATACAAGCTTCACCCGTTTGCTGATGAAGCTGACAATGACGCCGCCGGAATGGAGTTTTATCAACTTTCCGAGTATCAATATTTAATTCAAATCTTTTGTGCGCCTGGTGCCGGCAACCCGGTTTATCTTTTCTATTTTTATGATGAGTCAAAGCCACGGAGAAAACGTGGTAAACAGATTCAGCTACAAAAATTTGAACCCCAGGACGATGGATCCATCGAGGGGTATTTCGAGAAGGAAATCTTTGGGTTACCGACTTTTAACTATAAAACCAAAACCCTGGAGTTAGACTCAAAATCAAGAGGAGTTGGCGGCTGTGGGTGCCTTGTCCACTACAAATTTGTTGATGGTAAACCAGTTGTGATTCGGGCACGAGCCCGTAGTTGTAATGAATTAAAATGGATCGAACCCGAACGCTGGCCAATTGTCAATCTGAAGAAAGTCCGGTGGGTAAAGCGGGAAGAACAAATTTTTGAAGAGTGA